One genomic window of Salvia miltiorrhiza cultivar Shanhuang (shh) chromosome 4, IMPLAD_Smil_shh, whole genome shotgun sequence includes the following:
- the LOC131022039 gene encoding uncharacterized protein LOC131022039 isoform X2, translating into MLLPVKELHQQRDFQDVPKEKPKKSNHLIQGPAAGEGLADRLQCRGTRALDRTQFLKFRNHSLPTDHVALVTVFTTYNSTVDSRPIELVTVGNMSYNKVERSMAILNVFLNFVQVTMPQSNVIILTDPASDLPLHRDMVTIQPIQGEYSRDKLMLQRIRSYIMFLQTRLEKLEQKQEQVTHFIFTDSDIAVIGDLGEIFSDYPNFDLALTFRNNKDQPLNSGFIAVRGTADGIQRGVTFLQEVLEVYSSKFMRASRMLGDQLALAWVVKSKPNFNIKRFSRREAFQDMIGGASVLFLPCSLYNWTPPEGAGQFHGMPLDVKVVHFKGSRKRLMLEAWNYLSSSSNLPDTLCLILRSGRTKYDF; encoded by the exons ATGCTTCTTCCAGTCAAGGAGCTCCATCAGCAAAGGGATTTTCAGGATGTACCTAAGGAGAAGCCAAAGAAGTCCAATCATCTTATCCAAGGACCTGCTGCTGGGGAGGGTCTTGCTGATCGTTTGCAATGCCGAG GAACAAGGGCTCTTGATAGAACACAATTTCTGAAGTTTCGTAACCATTCTCTCCCAACGGACCATGTAGCTTTAGTCACTGTATTCACCACTTACAACTCTACTGTTGACAGTAGACCAATTGAGTTGGTTACTGTTGGGAACATGTCATATAACAAAGTGGAGAGGTCGATGGCCATTTTGAATgttttcttaaattttgtccag GTAACCATGCCTCAAAGCAATGTTATCATTCTTACTGATCCTGCCTCTGATCTTCCGCTGCATAGAGATATGGTCACTATTCAACCAATACAAGGTGAATATTCGAGAGACAAGTTGATGCTTCAAAGAATCAGGTCTTACATT ATGTTTCTACAAACAAGACTTGAGAAGCTGGAACAGAAGCAGGAACAAGTAACTCATTTCATTTTCACGGATTCTGATATAGCAGTAATAGGGGACCTTGGAGAAATATTTTCTGACTATCCTAATTTTGATCTGGCTCTTACCTTCCGGAACAACAAAGATCAACCTCTAAATTCGGGATTCATTGCCGTAAGGGGTACTGCTGATGGAATTCAGAG GGGGGTGACGTTCTTACAAGAAGTACTAGAAGTTTACAGTTCAAAATTTATGCGAGCTTCTCGAATGCTTGGAGACCAACTAGCTCTTGCATGGGTTGTTAAATCTAAACCCAACTTTAACATCAAAAGGTTCTCTAGAAGAGAGGCTTTCCAAGACATGATTGGTGGTGCTTCGGTGCTTTTTCTGCCGTGCTCTCTTTATAATTGGACGCCACCAGAGGGTGCAGGCCAATTTCACGGAATGCCTTTGGATGTGAAG GTAGTTCATTTCAAAGGATCAAGAAAGCGACTGATGCTCGAGGCCTGGAATTACCTCTCGTCTTCTTCTAACCTCCCCGATACGCTATGCCTCATCTTGAGAAGTGGAAGAACAAAATATGACTTCTGA
- the LOC131022039 gene encoding uncharacterized protein LOC131022039 isoform X1, with the protein MVLVKRICVGWNRLLLLLPALILIPHFLSVKELHQQRDFQDVPKEKPKKSNHLIQGPAAGEGLADRLQCRGTRALDRTQFLKFRNHSLPTDHVALVTVFTTYNSTVDSRPIELVTVGNMSYNKVERSMAILNVFLNFVQVTMPQSNVIILTDPASDLPLHRDMVTIQPIQGEYSRDKLMLQRIRSYIMFLQTRLEKLEQKQEQVTHFIFTDSDIAVIGDLGEIFSDYPNFDLALTFRNNKDQPLNSGFIAVRGTADGIQRGVTFLQEVLEVYSSKFMRASRMLGDQLALAWVVKSKPNFNIKRFSRREAFQDMIGGASVLFLPCSLYNWTPPEGAGQFHGMPLDVKVVHFKGSRKRLMLEAWNYLSSSSNLPDTLCLILRSGRTKYDF; encoded by the exons ATGGTGCTGGTGAAGAGAATATGTGTTGGATGGAATCGGTTGCTTTTGCTTCTTCCAGCACTTATTTTAATTCCTCACTTTCTATCAG TCAAGGAGCTCCATCAGCAAAGGGATTTTCAGGATGTACCTAAGGAGAAGCCAAAGAAGTCCAATCATCTTATCCAAGGACCTGCTGCTGGGGAGGGTCTTGCTGATCGTTTGCAATGCCGAG GAACAAGGGCTCTTGATAGAACACAATTTCTGAAGTTTCGTAACCATTCTCTCCCAACGGACCATGTAGCTTTAGTCACTGTATTCACCACTTACAACTCTACTGTTGACAGTAGACCAATTGAGTTGGTTACTGTTGGGAACATGTCATATAACAAAGTGGAGAGGTCGATGGCCATTTTGAATgttttcttaaattttgtccag GTAACCATGCCTCAAAGCAATGTTATCATTCTTACTGATCCTGCCTCTGATCTTCCGCTGCATAGAGATATGGTCACTATTCAACCAATACAAGGTGAATATTCGAGAGACAAGTTGATGCTTCAAAGAATCAGGTCTTACATT ATGTTTCTACAAACAAGACTTGAGAAGCTGGAACAGAAGCAGGAACAAGTAACTCATTTCATTTTCACGGATTCTGATATAGCAGTAATAGGGGACCTTGGAGAAATATTTTCTGACTATCCTAATTTTGATCTGGCTCTTACCTTCCGGAACAACAAAGATCAACCTCTAAATTCGGGATTCATTGCCGTAAGGGGTACTGCTGATGGAATTCAGAG GGGGGTGACGTTCTTACAAGAAGTACTAGAAGTTTACAGTTCAAAATTTATGCGAGCTTCTCGAATGCTTGGAGACCAACTAGCTCTTGCATGGGTTGTTAAATCTAAACCCAACTTTAACATCAAAAGGTTCTCTAGAAGAGAGGCTTTCCAAGACATGATTGGTGGTGCTTCGGTGCTTTTTCTGCCGTGCTCTCTTTATAATTGGACGCCACCAGAGGGTGCAGGCCAATTTCACGGAATGCCTTTGGATGTGAAG GTAGTTCATTTCAAAGGATCAAGAAAGCGACTGATGCTCGAGGCCTGGAATTACCTCTCGTCTTCTTCTAACCTCCCCGATACGCTATGCCTCATCTTGAGAAGTGGAAGAACAAAATATGACTTCTGA
- the LOC131022041 gene encoding 40S ribosomal protein S13 isoform X2 has product MGRMHSRGKGISASALPYKRTPPSWLKISSQDVEENICKFAKKGLTPSQIGVILRDSHGIAQVKSVTGSKILRILKAHGLAPEIPEDLYHLIKKAVAIRKHLERNRKDKDSKFRLILVESRIHRLARYYKKTKKLPPVWKYESTTASTLVA; this is encoded by the exons ATGGGTCGTATGCACAGCCGAGG TAAGGGTATTTCAGCGTCTGCACTTCCGTACAAGAGAACGCCCCCGAGCTGGCTCAAAATCTCTTCCCAGGAT GTTGAAGAAAACATTTGTAAGTTTGCCAAAAAGGGCCTTACTCCATCCCAGATTGGTGTTATTCTCCGTGATTCTCATGGCATTGCCCAAGTGAAGAGTGTTACTGGCAGCAAGATCTTGAGGATTCTCAAGGCCCATG GGCTTGCTCCTGAGATTCCCGAGGACTTGTACCACCTCATCAAGAAAGCTGTTGCAATCAGGAAGCATCTGGAGAGGAACAGGAAGGACAAAGATTCCAAGTTCAGGCTCATCCTCGTTGAGAGCAGAATCCACAGACTTGCTCGCTACTATAAGAAGACCAAGAAGCTTCCACCTGTCTGGAAGTA CGAATCTACCACCGCCAGCACTCTCGTGGCCTAG
- the LOC131022041 gene encoding 40S ribosomal protein S13 isoform X1: MGRMHSRGKGISASALPYKRTPPSWLKISSQDVEENICKFAKKGLTPSQIGVILRDSHGIAQVKSVTGSKILRILKAHGMSVQVPSSCPRPNSSPLQFYNFVSTGLAPEIPEDLYHLIKKAVAIRKHLERNRKDKDSKFRLILVESRIHRLARYYKKTKKLPPVWK, from the exons ATGGGTCGTATGCACAGCCGAGG TAAGGGTATTTCAGCGTCTGCACTTCCGTACAAGAGAACGCCCCCGAGCTGGCTCAAAATCTCTTCCCAGGAT GTTGAAGAAAACATTTGTAAGTTTGCCAAAAAGGGCCTTACTCCATCCCAGATTGGTGTTATTCTCCGTGATTCTCATGGCATTGCCCAAGTGAAGAGTGTTACTGGCAGCAAGATCTTGAGGATTCTCAAGGCCCATGGTATGTCTGTTCAGGTCCCATCTTCTTGTCCTCGTCCTAATTCATCACCGCTGCAATTTTATAACTTTGTTTCCACAGGGCTTGCTCCTGAGATTCCCGAGGACTTGTACCACCTCATCAAGAAAGCTGTTGCAATCAGGAAGCATCTGGAGAGGAACAGGAAGGACAAAGATTCCAAGTTCAGGCTCATCCTCGTTGAGAGCAGAATCCACAGACTTGCTCGCTACTATAAGAAGACCAAGAAGCTTCCACCTGTCTGGAAGTAG
- the LOC131022042 gene encoding uncharacterized protein LOC131022042 isoform X1, which translates to MQSNREVREDSRAAGRQFDSSGSFGFPDSMFSSIFGGKDPFDDPFFSRSHGSLFGSDNVSSGNPGNVQHTSRSKGPVIEELDSDGEGAPEDEENDAGSASWTNKNPLVEHPDDQGDAHEKSPRKTGDVSSTANQNKVEAKKPLSHSVSFQKVTYGGINGSYYTATTSRRTGGDGVTWEESKQADRTTGQAAHKVSRGIHDKGHSVTRKLGSDGKVATVQTLQNLNEDELDGFEQAWGGIADSHLHSWNNTSDFPRISGIHSNRLGPLASGGSFPDLFRELSHANRSRSFNQDQSSRGKPKKVVTINIE; encoded by the exons ATGCAAAGCAACAGAGAAGTGAGAGAGGATTCCAGAGCTGCTGGTAGGCAGTTCGACAGTTCTGGTAGCTTTGGTTTCCCTGACAGCATGTTCTCCAGCATATTCGGAGGGAAGGATCCTTTTGATGATCCTTTCTTTTCCCGGTCCCATGGGAGTTTGTTTGGATCAGACAATGTTAGCTCCGGTAATCCTGGCAACGTGCAGCACACGAGCAGATCAAAAGGACCAGTGATAGAAGAGCTGGACAGTGATGGTGAAGGTGCACCAGAAGATGAGGAGAATGATGCTGGTAGTGCCTCTTGGACAAATAAAAACCCACTTGTTGAGCATCCTGATGATCAGGGCGATG CTCATGAAAAGAGTCCCAGAAAAACAGGGGATGTGTCATCCACTGCAAATCAGAACAAAGTGGAAGCAAAGAAACCACTGTCTCACAGTGTGAGCTTCCAGAAGGTGACATATGGTGGGATCAATGGGTCGTATTATACAGCAACAACTTCTCGTAGGACAGGAGGCGATGGA GTAACGTGGGAAGAGAGCAAGCAAGCTGATCGAACAACAGGTCAAGCAGCACACAAGGTCTCCAGAGGAATTCATGATAAG GGGCATTCAGTCACGAGGAAGCTTGGTTCAGATGGTAAGGTGGCTACGGTGCAGACTCTACAAAATCTAAATGAAG ATGAACTTGACGGCTTTGAACAAGCCTGGGGAGGCATTGCAGACAGTCACCTCCATAGTTGGAATAATACATCTGATTTTCCTAGAATCTCAG GGATCCATAGCAATAGGCTTGGGCCATTGGCATCTGGCGGAAGCTTCCCTGATCTGTTCAGAGAGCTATCGCATGCGAACAGAAGCAGGAGTTTCAACCAGGACCAATCCAGCAGAGGAAAACCCAAGAAAGTGGTTACAATAAACATTGAATAA
- the LOC131022042 gene encoding uncharacterized protein LOC131022042 isoform X2, with translation MQSNREVREDSRAAGRQFDSSGSFGFPDSMFSSIFGGKDPFDDPFFSRSHGSLFGSDNVSSGNPGNVQHTSRSKGPVIEELDSDGEGAPEDEENDAGSASWTNKNPLVEHPDDQGDAHEKSPRKTGDVSSTANQNKVEAKKPLSHSVSFQKVTYGGINGSYYTATTSRRTGGDGVTWEESKQADRTTGQAAHKVSRGIHDKGHSVTRKLGSDGKVATVQTLQNLNEDELDGFEQAWGGIADSHLHSWNNTSDFPRISVALILYEDG, from the exons ATGCAAAGCAACAGAGAAGTGAGAGAGGATTCCAGAGCTGCTGGTAGGCAGTTCGACAGTTCTGGTAGCTTTGGTTTCCCTGACAGCATGTTCTCCAGCATATTCGGAGGGAAGGATCCTTTTGATGATCCTTTCTTTTCCCGGTCCCATGGGAGTTTGTTTGGATCAGACAATGTTAGCTCCGGTAATCCTGGCAACGTGCAGCACACGAGCAGATCAAAAGGACCAGTGATAGAAGAGCTGGACAGTGATGGTGAAGGTGCACCAGAAGATGAGGAGAATGATGCTGGTAGTGCCTCTTGGACAAATAAAAACCCACTTGTTGAGCATCCTGATGATCAGGGCGATG CTCATGAAAAGAGTCCCAGAAAAACAGGGGATGTGTCATCCACTGCAAATCAGAACAAAGTGGAAGCAAAGAAACCACTGTCTCACAGTGTGAGCTTCCAGAAGGTGACATATGGTGGGATCAATGGGTCGTATTATACAGCAACAACTTCTCGTAGGACAGGAGGCGATGGA GTAACGTGGGAAGAGAGCAAGCAAGCTGATCGAACAACAGGTCAAGCAGCACACAAGGTCTCCAGAGGAATTCATGATAAG GGGCATTCAGTCACGAGGAAGCTTGGTTCAGATGGTAAGGTGGCTACGGTGCAGACTCTACAAAATCTAAATGAAG ATGAACTTGACGGCTTTGAACAAGCCTGGGGAGGCATTGCAGACAGTCACCTCCATAGTTGGAATAATACATCTGATTTTCCTAGAATCTCAG TCGCTCTAATTCTATATGAAGATGGCTGA